Proteins encoded together in one Methanobacterium bryantii window:
- a CDS encoding ATP-dependent DNA ligase gives MKYKELVDVYESLNSTTKRLEKTTILAEFLKNTDAEILPIVTLLSLGKVFPTWSEKEMGVGLKILMKAISLVVGVSPEAVEDSVRDRGDIGLASEYLFSNRFQSTLFTMPLTIVKVYNNMEKMADKSGKKAQGKKIEILRELLSSASPKEAKYITRTVLEELRVGLGEGTLKDAISEAFNINKEVVERAMMLTNDPGLVAEVAKEEGEEGLKNLTLIPGKPVKPMLAQLSKSVKDDIKEMGYALCEVKYDGFRVQIHRIRDEIKVFTRRLDNIKDAVPEIVEYIENCLPHKDFIVEGEIIAMREGKPISFQYVLQRVRRKYEVERLRLEVPLTLYLFDTLYFEKPLIDTPFEQRRKILESISKIDDGKFGLSTQVKVTPEHTAYAEDLFKLAIEKGHEGIMIKDPHAPYMPGIRGKKMLKFKATPETLDLVIVGGIYGRGRRANLIGSYLVAAQDGTGALKTIAHTATGLDDNTLLELSNKVESSIIEKKGRKVKSEPEIILEVAFSEIVKSPEYEGGYSLRFPVVKRIREDLSIEDIDTVERVESIFKSKS, from the coding sequence ATGAAATACAAAGAGCTCGTGGATGTCTATGAATCATTGAATTCCACCACCAAAAGACTTGAAAAAACAACAATTCTTGCGGAGTTTCTAAAAAATACCGACGCAGAAATTCTTCCAATTGTCACTTTATTATCATTGGGCAAAGTATTTCCAACATGGAGCGAAAAAGAGATGGGAGTGGGCCTAAAAATCCTTATGAAAGCCATATCATTAGTTGTAGGAGTAAGTCCTGAAGCTGTGGAGGACAGTGTAAGGGACAGGGGAGACATCGGTTTAGCTTCGGAATATCTTTTCAGTAATAGATTTCAATCAACTCTATTTACAATGCCCCTAACTATAGTCAAAGTTTACAACAATATGGAAAAAATGGCAGATAAATCAGGGAAAAAAGCACAGGGAAAAAAGATAGAAATTTTACGTGAACTTCTTTCATCTGCATCACCAAAAGAAGCTAAATACATCACAAGAACCGTTCTGGAAGAGCTTAGAGTTGGACTCGGAGAAGGTACACTCAAAGATGCCATTTCAGAAGCTTTTAACATAAACAAGGAAGTTGTAGAAAGAGCCATGATGCTTACAAATGATCCCGGCCTTGTTGCAGAAGTAGCCAAAGAAGAAGGGGAAGAAGGGCTTAAAAATCTGACACTTATACCTGGAAAACCTGTAAAACCAATGCTTGCCCAACTTTCAAAGAGCGTTAAAGATGATATTAAAGAAATGGGCTATGCCCTCTGTGAAGTTAAATATGATGGTTTCAGAGTTCAGATTCATAGAATTAGAGATGAAATCAAAGTTTTCACAAGAAGGCTGGACAACATAAAAGATGCAGTTCCAGAAATCGTTGAATACATCGAAAACTGCCTGCCTCATAAAGATTTTATTGTTGAAGGAGAAATAATCGCTATGAGAGAAGGAAAGCCAATTTCCTTCCAGTATGTCCTTCAAAGAGTGCGAAGAAAGTATGAAGTTGAGAGATTACGGCTTGAAGTTCCATTAACATTGTATCTTTTCGACACTCTTTACTTCGAAAAACCACTTATAGATACGCCGTTTGAGCAAAGGCGTAAAATACTTGAATCAATCTCTAAAATAGATGATGGAAAATTTGGTCTCAGTACCCAGGTCAAAGTAACACCAGAACATACCGCATATGCAGAAGACCTTTTCAAGCTTGCAATTGAAAAAGGGCATGAAGGGATAATGATAAAAGACCCGCATGCCCCATATATGCCCGGTATAAGAGGTAAAAAGATGCTTAAATTTAAAGCTACGCCTGAAACTCTGGATTTAGTAATTGTAGGTGGAATATACGGCAGAGGGAGAAGGGCAAACCTCATAGGTTCTTATCTTGTTGCTGCGCAGGATGGAACTGGAGCTTTAAAAACAATAGCACATACCGCAACTGGACTCGATGATAACACCTTACTCGAGCTTTCCAACAAAGTTGAAAGCTCGATTATAGAAAAAAAAGGCAGGAAAGTAAAATCAGAACCTGAGATTATCCTTGAAGTCGCATTCAGTGAGATTGTTAAAAGTCCAGAATACGAAGGTGGTTACTCATTAAGATTCCCTGTTGTTAAAAGAATAAGGGAAGATTTAAGTATTGAAGATATTGACACTGTTGAACGCGTGGAATCAATTTTTAAGAGTAAAAGTTAA
- a CDS encoding OB-fold nucleic acid binding domain-containing protein gives MKDSQIFTVALIIAILGLSGMILLSDKITPQEIKIKDLNKGMLDEDVSVVGMVEKIDKSPRSNTYFLQLRDGTGKTTAVVFDNAVLDLEKNNLTPLSFVNHRVKITGKVQQYNGNMELILNDGESLKILV, from the coding sequence ATGAAAGATAGTCAAATTTTTACAGTAGCCTTGATAATTGCAATTTTAGGTTTATCAGGAATGATACTGCTTTCAGACAAAATAACACCTCAAGAAATTAAGATAAAAGACCTAAACAAAGGAATGCTTGATGAAGATGTATCAGTTGTGGGCATGGTCGAGAAAATAGACAAATCCCCAAGAAGCAATACTTATTTTTTACAGTTAAGAGATGGAACTGGGAAAACAACGGCCGTAGTATTTGATAATGCAGTATTAGACCTTGAAAAGAATAATTTAACTCCACTGTCCTTTGTAAATCATAGGGTGAAAATAACAGGGAAAGTGCAGCAATATAATGGAAATATGGAGCTGATTTTAAATGATGGAGAATCCCTAAAAATACTTGTTTAA
- a CDS encoding flippase-like domain-containing protein, protein MKRFYVFAVSIALIVLLVLWIGPVNIINAFKTAKWEWLLVALLIHLLVIEVRALRWGFIINKPFEIKNNYIVKTIGLFAGNFSPMRTAGEVLNALAGKKINKISLSEGLSAGLTERLFDFLIVALLLIISSIWIENMRFVSIMGAVGSLIMVLLVYLVNWREDTSIWIYNKIHPVLCKLPINNETLDNIYLKFTEGLKGMTSHTNSFTTSKNLVFVSILAFMSWILECFRLYVVFYAFNVQISFTSVIIILILANIIGIASALPGGIGSIELSLTGLFALFGVPAALGGSIALADRLVSFWMVSVLGIIFSSYYAKDILSEIKNYTLDIGVLKDE, encoded by the coding sequence TTGAAACGATTTTACGTATTCGCTGTCAGTATAGCTTTAATTGTTTTGCTTGTATTGTGGATAGGGCCTGTTAATATTATAAATGCTTTTAAAACTGCTAAGTGGGAATGGCTTTTGGTGGCTCTTTTAATTCACCTTCTGGTTATTGAAGTAAGGGCTCTTAGATGGGGATTTATAATAAATAAGCCCTTTGAAATTAAAAATAATTATATTGTTAAAACAATAGGGCTTTTTGCAGGGAACTTTTCCCCAATGAGGACAGCAGGTGAAGTTCTAAACGCACTTGCGGGTAAAAAGATCAATAAAATATCCCTATCTGAAGGATTGTCCGCAGGATTAACTGAAAGGCTCTTTGACTTTTTAATTGTGGCACTTCTTCTTATTATTTCTTCTATATGGATAGAAAACATGCGTTTCGTGTCTATTATGGGGGCTGTTGGGTCTTTAATAATGGTACTGCTGGTATATCTTGTAAACTGGAGAGAAGACACTAGTATATGGATATATAATAAAATTCACCCGGTTTTATGTAAATTACCCATTAATAATGAAACCCTGGATAATATATATCTCAAGTTTACAGAAGGGTTAAAAGGAATGACCAGCCATACAAATTCCTTTACAACAAGTAAAAATTTAGTTTTTGTATCTATTTTAGCATTTATGTCGTGGATTTTAGAATGTTTCAGGCTTTATGTAGTATTTTATGCATTTAATGTTCAGATAAGTTTTACTTCAGTTATTATAATACTGATCCTGGCAAATATTATTGGAATAGCTTCTGCACTTCCTGGAGGAATAGGATCAATCGAATTATCCCTTACTGGACTTTTCGCACTTTTTGGAGTTCCAGCAGCGCTAGGTGGAAGTATAGCTCTTGCAGACAGGTTAGTTTCTTTCTGGATGGTTAGCGTACTGGGCATAATATTTTCATCTTACTATGCAAAGGATATACTGAGTGAAATTAAAAATTATACTTTAGATATAGGGGTTTTAAAGGATGAATAG
- a CDS encoding glycosyltransferase family 2 protein translates to MKFITIIPAYNEEKAIESVVKCALKYCDVLVVDDGSGDSTYGRAKSAGAKIVKHEKNMGKGAAIKSGLKEALNHDYDVLILLDGDGQHNPDCIPSFISNIGDNELVIGSRFKNGNPENMPIWRKLSNKITTGLIKFVTGFKLTDSQSGFRAMSRDAAELFLDIKYDDYVYESEMLYKASEHEIEVNEAAIPCKYGDEKSYVTKIHALKYILFIIGLLGRKFKVRIISNPIAAKLGN, encoded by the coding sequence ATGAAATTTATCACTATAATTCCGGCCTACAATGAAGAAAAAGCTATTGAAAGCGTAGTAAAATGTGCACTTAAATACTGTGATGTTTTAGTAGTGGACGACGGTTCGGGTGACAGTACTTATGGCCGCGCAAAAAGTGCAGGTGCTAAAATAGTAAAACATGAAAAAAATATGGGTAAGGGGGCTGCTATAAAATCAGGACTTAAAGAAGCTTTAAATCATGATTATGATGTTTTAATATTGCTTGATGGTGATGGTCAACATAATCCTGATTGCATACCTTCCTTTATATCAAATATAGGGGATAATGAACTGGTAATAGGCTCAAGATTTAAAAATGGAAATCCGGAAAATATGCCGATCTGGAGAAAACTTTCAAATAAAATTACAACGGGTCTTATTAAATTTGTAACTGGTTTTAAACTTACAGATAGTCAGAGTGGTTTTAGGGCTATGTCAAGGGATGCTGCGGAACTTTTTTTAGATATAAAATATGATGATTATGTATATGAATCTGAAATGCTTTATAAGGCATCTGAACATGAAATAGAAGTTAATGAAGCGGCAATACCATGTAAATATGGTGATGAGAAGTCTTATGTGACTAAAATACATGCTCTAAAATATATACTGTTTATTATTGGCCTTTTAGGCAGGAAATTCAAGGTTAGGATTATAAGTAACCCTATCGCTGCAAAATTAGGTAATTAG